Genomic segment of Candidatus Abyssobacteria bacterium SURF_5:
ACCAACACCACCATCAAGGATCCTAATCGGCTTCGATTCGGCACCAACGAGTTCTATCTCAAATCGCCCGCAGAAATGGCCGAACTGTTTAAACAAGTTCCCGAGGCTCTCCGCAACTCGGTCGATATAGCGCAAAAATGCAATTTTCAGCCGGGCGCTTCCGGCTCACAGTTGCCGCATTTTCAGGTTCCTGAAGGATATACCGCGGACAACTATTTGCGGATGCTGTGCGAAAAAGGCCTGAAGGAACGATATCGTGACGTTTCCGCTCAACTCCGCGACCGGCTTGAGATGGAACTGAGCGTCATCTCCCGAATGGGGTATTCCAGCTACTTTCTGATTGTCTCCGACTTTGTCCGATTCGCGCGGTCCGAAGGGATTCCCGTAGGGCCCGGGCGGGGCTCGGCGGCAGGCAGCCTGGTGGCATACCTGCTGCGAATAACCAACCTCGACCCGCTGAAGAACGGGCTCATTTTCGAGCGGTTCCTGAATCCGGATCGGGTTTCGCTGCCGGATATCGACATAGATTTCTGCTATGAGCGGCGCGGCGAGATCATCTCCTATGTCATCGAAAAATACCACAAGGATAATGTTGCTCAGATAATCACGTTCGGGACGATGGCCGCGAGGGCCGCCATTCGCGACGTCGGCCGGGGACTCGGCCTGCCCTACAGCAAGGTTGACGAGATCGCGAAGCTGGTGCCGAACGAATTGAACATTTCGCTTCACGACGCCATCGAGCGCGTGCCGGAGCTTCAAAACCTGATGCGCCAGGATCCAGAAGTGGCGCAGTTGCTCGAGATCGCGCAGTCGCTTGAAGGCATCTCGCGGCATACCTCGACTCATGCGGCCGGAGTCGTAATCAGCCCGCGGCCCATTTATGAGTTCGTTCCGCTCTATCAGAGCAGCACCGGCGATATCACGACCCAGTATTCGATGACGAATCTGGAAGAACTCGGACTGCTGAAAATGGATTTTCTGGGGCTGAAGACGCTGACCGTTATCGACCAGACCGTGCTTGCGGTCAAACGGCTGCGCGGCAGCGACCTGAATATAGACGAGATTCCCCTGGACGATCCTGCAACGTACGACCTGCTCAATCGCGCCCAGACACTGGGAGTGTTCCAACTGGAAAGCGCGGGAATGCGGGACCTCGCCCGAAAGGTAGGAATCAACAGCTTTGATGATCTTGTCGCGCTCGTCGCCCTGTTCCGGCCGGGCCCAATGACCATGCTGCCCGACTACATCAAGCGAAAACACGGCGAGATACCGATCGCGTACGATGCGCCCGTTCTCGAACCGATCCTGAAGGAAACCTACGGCGTGATGCTGTACCAGGAACAGGTAATGAAAATAGCGAGCGAAGCGGGCGGGTTCTCATTGGCCGAAGCCGATATCCTGCGCAAGGCAATGGGGAAAAAGATCCCGGAGGTCATGGAGAAGTATCGGGAGGCCTTTATCCGGGGCGCAACCAGGAACGGGATTGCCGAGGACGTGGCCGCAAGCATCTACAGTAAAATGGCTCAGTTTGCCGGCTACGGGTTCAACAAGTCGCACAGCGCGGCTTACGCTCTTATCGCATATCAGACCGCATACCTCAAAGCGAATTATCCGGTGGAATACATGGCCTCGCTTCTGAGCAGCGAAATGGGCAACACCGCAAAGCTTACGTCCTATATCGAGGAATGCCGCCGGATGGATATCGCCGTCCTGCCGCCGGACGTGAATCTGAGCGATTTGAAATTCACCGTCATCGGAAACGAAATCCGCTTCGGGCTGGCTGCCGTTAAAAACGTCGGGGACACAGCGATAAAAGCCATCATTGTCGCCCGCAACAAGAAAGGCCGGTTTCAATCGCTTTTCGATTTCTGCAGCCGATTGGACAGCAAGGTGCTGAACAAGCGAGTTCTTGAGAGCCTGGTCAAGGCCGGGGCATTCGATTCTACCGGCGGGCGGCGCAGCCAGATATTTGCGGCGACCGACAATGCTCTCGAGCAGGCGCAAACGGAACAGCGGGAGAGGGAAATGGGCCAGATCCAGCTTTTTGGCGAGTCCTCCGGCCAGGATGTCGTCAGTTCCGTCCCGTACCCTGATGTTGATGACTGGCCCGACTATCTGCGGCTGAAATACGAGAAGGAAGTGCTTGGCCTCTTTATCTCGGGGCATCCCTTGGCGAAGCATGAAGATCGGCTGCGGAATCTGACCACTTCGAATGCAACCACGTTACATGAAACGAAGGACGGAGACGCGGTAGTAGTCGGCGGCATTGTCGCGAAAATAAAGACCTTCGTGCCGAAGCAGAAAAAGGAGAGGATGGCTTTCGTAACCGTTGAAGATCTGGACGGCTTTTTCGAGGTGATCGTCTTCTCCGATCTCTATGGCAGAACGGCGGAACTGCTTCATGAGGATGCGCTGGTCATGCTTTCCGGCCGCGTCAGCTACAAAGACACGGAGCCGAAGATCGTTGCCGAGGACATCATGCCAATAGATAAAGCGGAGGAGCGATTTGCGCGCACGGCTCATATCAAGTTCATGAGCGCCGGCACTGAAGAATCGACATTGGCTGAACTTGCGCGGATGGTCAATTCGAATGAAGGCGACTGCAGATTGTTCCTGCACTGCGTCACGCCGGATCATCATGAAGTGGTAATCGAGTCTCACCATGGAAGGGGCCTGAAGCCGAGCCCGGCGGCCAAGGAGCAAATTGAGAGCCTGCTGGGAGCAGGTTCCATTTGGTTCAGCGGCCATCCTTCGGCAAATTCCTCCTGAGCGGCCCAATCTATTCAACTTCTTTTTTTTATTTGCAAATTCGAGTCGTCCGTGATATATTTTGTCCTAATTTCAGCGGGCCGATCACTGGGATGTCTGTTAAACGAACGAGTTGAAGCGGAAGTGCGCGTAGAAAGGACATCGATATGCGGAAGTGGGTATCCCTTTTTTTCCTTTCACTCATCCTCATCTTTCCCTCTGCTGCTGAATCTCTGGAACCGGAGTATCGCGAGTTTCACATTTTGAAGACCGAAGAAGCGACCACCGTCGGCCAGGGTAACCTGCGGACTGAAATAGAATTCGGAGTAACGAAACAGCCTGATGCGTCGGAATTATACAGTATCCCTCGCCTCCGGCTGACGTACGGCTTGAGCGATTGGGCGGATCTCGAGTTTGAATACGATTTTTTCGTGGTTCGCGATACCACTTTTGTCAAATTCCCGACGGGCGAGATCGTATCCGATCATGATGACGAGTCAACCGGCGACTTGAGGGTCAAGGTCAAGATGTCCCCCTATGAGTTCGGGCGGAATCGGCTCGGGTTCGAGGCCACGACAAAATTCCCCATGGCGGATCGCGATGAAGGGGTAGGCACCAATGAGACTGATTTTGTCTGGCAGTTCCTGCTCACGAGCGATTGGGGGCGGTTGCTCACTCATCTGAATGCGGGAATGGCAATCATCGGGGACCCTGCCGAAAACAGGAACCAAAGAGATTTTCTGATTTTGGGCGCCGGGGCGGAATACGGCCTCACCGATTCTCTCACGCTTATGGCCGAGATCAATGGATCGACCTGGTCGGAGAACGGCGAGAAAGGATTCACCGACAACATTGCTGAAGCAAGCCACGGAAGCTGGCGCGCGATGGGCAGCATCGGCCTGACCGGCCCGATTGGCAATGATTGGCGATGGGGGCTGTTGGCCCGCAAAGGCCTGAATAACCACACCGATGATTGGGGCGTACAAGGCGGCTTGAGCAGAGTCTGGGGCATTGGAGGATCAGAGGAGCCGGCTGCTGCGGAGGAGGAGCGCCGCCCTGATCCGGAAACCTTTTTCAATCCAATGAAGACAGCGACGGCATACACGATCGGGGAACGCAACTTTCATTTGGAACTGGCTGCGGACTACATAAATCAACCTGACGACTCGGACCTGTATGTCCTGCCCGACCTCACCGTTGGATGGGGAATCGGTCCGTGGGCGGATTTTCAGGTGCAACTTCAGTACCTGATGGTCAGAAATTCGAAACGATTCGACTCTTCGGGAGCTGTTATTGAAGAGGATATCGATGAAACCGGTCAAGGGGATGCCTGGGCAAAATTCAAATTCTCGCCATTCGATTTGCGGTGCGGTCGGCTGGGCGCCGAGTTGATAACCAAAGTTCCGAGCGCGGATGATAAAGATGCCCTCGGCACAGACGAAGCAGACATAGTTTTCAGAGGCCTCCTCTCAACGGATTGGTCGGAATTTTATCCGGATTCGCTCCTGGGACGCCTGAAAACTCATTTGAATGCGGGGATCGCGATCCAGGGGAATCCCTACAAGCATTCGAGCCAGAACGACTTGTTCATCTGGGGAGTCTTGGCGGAGTACGAACTGCTGGAGTCATTGACGCTTTGGGCGGAACTGGAAGGATCGAACGGCGGCCCAACCATTGGCAATGTCACCGAAGGAGTCTACGGCGACGATTTCATAGAGGCGCGATTGGGACTGACCGGGCCATTTCCCCTTATCGATTTTCTGGACGATTGGAAGTGGGGAGTTACAGCGTCAGCCGGCATGACAAGTGAGTCCAGAGATTGGACAGCCAGCGTCGGCGTCAGCCACACCTGGGGTTTATAACTCTCAGATATAGTAATGGTTTAACCATTCCCGCTCCTATGTTTCTGTGCTTCCGGCGAATGCCGCCGCATCACCAAATCTGCTTGAGTTTTCCCCGCCATTCACTTATAATTAATCTAAAAATTGAGTAAGGATCATCAAGAATCCATTGAAAATGGAACCTCGCTCAAAATTAATGAGAGAGCGTATTCTAAGGGCTGTCACGGGGATCGTAAGCGGCTTTTTCCGGAGGATTTCGCCGGAAACGGCGAGGCGAATCGCCTTTTTTGTCGGCGACATCGGATATCTGCTTGACTGGCGTCACCGGCGGATAGCGATGCGGAACCTGCGCATGGCGTTCGGCCAGACTAAGACCGAAGCCGAAATGCGCCGAATTACGCGTGAGACCTTTCGAAACTTCTCATTGATAGCAGTTGAATTTCTCCGAATCCCCCTTTTGACGCCAGAAAAGGCGAAGGCCCTGATCAAGCCGGAGCAGAAGAAACTGCTGGACGAGTGTTTGAAACGGGGAAAAGGTGTTTTGTTGGTTGCTTATCATTTTGGCAATTGGGAGATGATGGCGGCGGTCGGCGCGCTTGCAGGCTACCCCATTTCCGCGGTTGCCAAGCCGATGAAGGACTCGATCTGGAACAAGATCATCAATGAGATGAGGACATTTTCCGGTTTGCGCGTGATTGCCCGCGATCGCTCGGCCTTTGCCATTGTCAAACGACTCGCCCGCAATGAAATCGTGGGAATTTTGGTCG
This window contains:
- a CDS encoding DNA polymerase III subunit alpha, coding for MKHADFVHLHVHTEYSLLDGACRIDKLLKKAVEFKMPAIAITDHGNMFGVIDFCKSARKLSIRAIVGSEMYVARRSRFDRKSTGKTRDYHHLTLLVTDEEGYRNLLYLSTASYREGFYYKPRIDKEILRKHSGGFIALSGCLEGEPAALLLQGKKEKALAAIKEYQEIFGPENYYLEIQDHGLPEQKKIMPDLLDLAARTGARLVATNDVHYVEKNDALAQDVLMCIQTNTTIKDPNRLRFGTNEFYLKSPAEMAELFKQVPEALRNSVDIAQKCNFQPGASGSQLPHFQVPEGYTADNYLRMLCEKGLKERYRDVSAQLRDRLEMELSVISRMGYSSYFLIVSDFVRFARSEGIPVGPGRGSAAGSLVAYLLRITNLDPLKNGLIFERFLNPDRVSLPDIDIDFCYERRGEIISYVIEKYHKDNVAQIITFGTMAARAAIRDVGRGLGLPYSKVDEIAKLVPNELNISLHDAIERVPELQNLMRQDPEVAQLLEIAQSLEGISRHTSTHAAGVVISPRPIYEFVPLYQSSTGDITTQYSMTNLEELGLLKMDFLGLKTLTVIDQTVLAVKRLRGSDLNIDEIPLDDPATYDLLNRAQTLGVFQLESAGMRDLARKVGINSFDDLVALVALFRPGPMTMLPDYIKRKHGEIPIAYDAPVLEPILKETYGVMLYQEQVMKIASEAGGFSLAEADILRKAMGKKIPEVMEKYREAFIRGATRNGIAEDVAASIYSKMAQFAGYGFNKSHSAAYALIAYQTAYLKANYPVEYMASLLSSEMGNTAKLTSYIEECRRMDIAVLPPDVNLSDLKFTVIGNEIRFGLAAVKNVGDTAIKAIIVARNKKGRFQSLFDFCSRLDSKVLNKRVLESLVKAGAFDSTGGRRSQIFAATDNALEQAQTEQREREMGQIQLFGESSGQDVVSSVPYPDVDDWPDYLRLKYEKEVLGLFISGHPLAKHEDRLRNLTTSNATTLHETKDGDAVVVGGIVAKIKTFVPKQKKERMAFVTVEDLDGFFEVIVFSDLYGRTAELLHEDALVMLSGRVSYKDTEPKIVAEDIMPIDKAEERFARTAHIKFMSAGTEESTLAELARMVNSNEGDCRLFLHCVTPDHHEVVIESHHGRGLKPSPAAKEQIESLLGAGSIWFSGHPSANSS